In the genome of Bacteroidales bacterium, one region contains:
- a CDS encoding flavin reductase family protein — protein MKTIDPSEILHSQLHRLLLTAIAPRPIAFASTIDAEGNPNLSPFSCFNAFGVNPSTLVFSPSRSGRTNKVKDTLLNIREIPEVVINVVTYSMVEQANLASTEYARGVDEFLKSGFTPVPSIQVKPFRVKESPVQLECKVRQVIETSDRPGAANLVICEVLLMHFDEKLFDIKGQLDPRKLDLVGRMGLDYYVRASGKALFTVEKPLEKTGIGVDALPEDVRMSTILTGNDLGRLGNVEMLPSAPDVLKIQKTATFRKLASEKHENPSKYLKGSA, from the coding sequence ATGAAAACCATAGATCCGTCAGAGATTCTTCACAGTCAGCTGCACAGACTCCTGCTCACAGCAATAGCTCCCCGTCCCATTGCTTTTGCCAGCACTATTGATGCCGAAGGAAATCCCAACCTTTCTCCTTTTAGCTGTTTCAATGCATTTGGGGTGAATCCCAGTACCCTGGTTTTTTCACCATCCCGTTCCGGCAGAACCAATAAAGTTAAAGATACCTTATTAAATATCAGGGAGATCCCTGAAGTGGTGATCAATGTGGTTACTTATTCAATGGTTGAACAGGCCAACCTGGCCAGTACTGAATATGCCAGGGGGGTAGATGAATTTCTTAAATCAGGTTTTACGCCTGTACCTTCAATTCAGGTTAAACCTTTCAGGGTAAAGGAATCACCAGTCCAACTGGAATGTAAAGTAAGGCAGGTCATCGAAACCAGTGATCGGCCGGGTGCTGCAAACCTGGTGATCTGTGAAGTACTACTCATGCATTTTGATGAGAAACTTTTTGATATAAAAGGCCAGTTAGATCCAAGGAAACTGGATCTTGTGGGAAGGATGGGACTCGATTATTATGTCAGGGCTTCAGGGAAAGCTTTATTCACAGTTGAAAAACCCCTGGAAAAGACAGGGATTGGTGTAGATGCTCTGCCTGAGGATGTGAGGATGAGCACAATCCTAACAGGTAATGATCTTGGGAGGCTTGGGAATGTCGAGATGTTGCCTTCGGCACCGGATGTGCTGAAAATTCAGAAAACAGCCACTTTTCGGAAACTGGCCTCTGAGAAACATGAAAATCCTTCAAAATATCTCAAAGGCAGTGCATGA